From Magnolia sinica isolate HGM2019 chromosome 13, MsV1, whole genome shotgun sequence, one genomic window encodes:
- the LOC131223333 gene encoding extracellular ribonuclease LE-like produces MSARIAIPILLSVLLLSGAHVFGSFDYYRFVVEWPGSICKDVNGPGCCRPTTGNPKEDFHVKALYTYSGSQPITKCNTTKFDVNLVSSISEELNEYWPTIKCPSNNGHTTWNDAWRLYGVCTGLGQKDYFKTALKLRSKINLFSLFKRNGIVPSVIDSYDFVLVKNTIRGGIGASAAIECTMNEWGEHQMTDIHICVARDGTTIIQCPTLPKFKCDTLVSYPIFTFDMLKETSMSTNPIKMSVSE; encoded by the exons ATGTCTGCTCGAATTGCAATTCCCATCCTTCTCTCTGTCCTGCTTCTCTCTGGGGCTCATGTGTTTGGATCTTTTGATTATTACCGTTTCGTTGTTGAG TGGCCAGGATCCATTTGCAAGGACGTCAATGGACCCGGATGCTGCAGGCCTACTACAGGGAATCCAAAAGAAGACTTCCATGTCAAGGCCTTGTACACGTACAGTGGTTCCCAGCCCATCACAAAGTGCAACACTACCAAGTTCGACGTTAATCTG GTATCGAGCATCAGTGAGGAGTTGAACGAGtattggcccaccatcaagtgCCCCAGTAACAATGGGCATACTACATGGAATGACGCATGGAGATTGTATGGAGTGTGCACGGGCTTAGGTCAAAAGGATTACTTTAAGACAGCGTTGAAGCTACGGTCCAAGATCAACCTGTTCTCGCTATTTAAAAGGAACG GAATCGTCCCATCTGTCATCGACAGCTACGATTTTGTTCTCGTCAAGAACACCATCCGCGGTGGCATCGGAGCATCAGCTGCGATCGAATGTACCATGAATGAGTGGGGTGAACATCAGATGACTGACATCCACATTTGTGTGGCCAGAGATGGTACCACAATTATTCAATGCCCCACCTTGCCAAAATTCAAATGTGACACACTAGTTTCCTACCCAATCTTCACCTTCGACATGCTTAAAGAGACTTCAATGTCCACCAACCCCATCAAAATGTCTGTCTCTGAGTGA